One Ranitomeya imitator isolate aRanImi1 chromosome 4, aRanImi1.pri, whole genome shotgun sequence genomic window, CTGACTTACTAGTGGCACATCAGTAAGATCCatgcctaagaaaaaaaaatttcctatgttAGTCAACTCTTTTAAGGAATGGTTTGAGAAGCATGGCTTGGAGATCATGGCGATGACTTGGCCTGTGTATTTCACATTCTGATCGGGCATCTGAGGGATATCCTGATAAAAACAAGTCCGCACCTTGTATCGTACTATTAACCTCTTGGATTCTGATACCATTGGACACCTGCAGAGGTCTAGTGACATCCAAGCATCAATAGGGACCAGAGGTGCTTTGGGGCAAAAAAAAtgtgagtcctcagtagttgatacccctTAATTGCTAACcctatcagccactgaggactctcatatttttatatttttctatctcCTGGCTAACAGCACAGCGTAAAGATATACTTTCATGCTGCAACCCTACACATCCTGTGAAGGCACTGCAGTGCACTAGTGTGGCCACAAGGTGGCAGAGGTGTACAGATGATATACCATGTTGTATTGTAATGCCCCCAATAGTCATTGCTTATATTACTATAGTGAGACCCTCAGACACCGGTGATCTTCTTTCATCAGCCCCTCGGTGATGAATACTATTGAGGCCTAAGAAGTTGTAGTTTGTTCTTTTAATTTACACTTTTTAACTCCTTTTGTAATAGTTTTTCGGTCTGGAAGGACGGTCGTGTGTGACATGCTTGTCTATACCTGCCCCACGTTGTCTCCCCTCTGCACTGGCGGTGTGGGCGGCTGGTGTATTGTCCGTCCGTTCTGCCCCCAGGGAGGACGTGCACAGGTCACAGTCACATAGAATTAGAAGGGGCATGAAGTTAGTAAAAGGGGTCTGATGATGCCGGCCGGCCCACGATGGACTGCACTGAACTCTGCCCTTTGTCAAAAAGTAAAGAAGGTCCCGTCCCTTATTATTGACAGTCTGGTTAATGTTTGTGGAGATGCTGCCAGTAATTGGATATTTTCTACTGTGTTATCATTTTTAACCTTTCATTGACCTGGCATCAAAAGGTTTTGGGGAAACCTCCTGTTCTCCTGTTGCGGAATCTGTCAGGTGATTCATGCTGCCTAGACGTCAGACGTCACTGGCAGAGCTGATCTGGGTCCACTACGCAGGGCAGACACCCGCCGATAATCAGACTCCATCTACAGATCTGCTTTGCTATTGCCTTTCTCTAGCACATAACGTTCTCAGCGCTGCCAGCAAAAGAGAAGACAGAAGCCGTAATAAGCTCCTTCTGTCTTCTGTGCAGGGTCCCTGGTTTTGCCTGTCAGTTGTGGACCTGACTGCTACTGCCAGAGTGGGACAAAATGCTAAAAGCTAGGAGTATTTATTTCtgggtgttgtttttttttttatagggatcCCAGCCTTTAGATCACGGAATAAACAAACATTTTTTGCCTATTGATTGTTAGTAATGTGGGCCTTACCGGAGAGTTCAGTGGCGTTCATAGCGGCACTGCCATCTTTGCCACCAGTCATTAAGCCACATTTCTGCTAGACCACCAATACTGATACCGGGGGCAGAAGGGAAAAGCCAAGACATTGTCCTAAAGAAACCCCTGCTTCTGTGTATTGTGTTCAGGAAGGTAACTTTATTCCGCGGTGGTTCTTCTTTTAGGGGAAGATGTTCCTGTGTAGTGCCCAGTGCTGTGATAACGAGAAGGCCTCCATGCAGCAGGTGCACCACTGCATCGAGCGCTGCCATGCTCCCCTCGCACAGGCGCAGAGTCTGGTCACCAATGAGCTGGAGAGATTTCAGGTAAGTCTTGTAGCTAAAATCCAACAataatacaattttttttctttataatccaGCAGGGGGCAGCAAAGCTCTGTTGTAAGATCTGTTCACGGTCACCAAGATAACGCTGCATATGGCAAGAGACCATTCCTTAGCCGGGGTTTTATGTGTCCATAAGGAAACCATGTGATAACATTGGCTTACTAATTCTAGGAGTTTTCTAGATATATTTTTGTACTGTATAAGCTAAGTAAAAATGAGCTGAACTCTGCCACCCACTGCCGCCGCCTCGTTGATAGGACAGGCTTGGGTGATCTCACAACTATAGCTCAGAACCACTACAGACAATTACTGAGCTCAGTGGTCCTGTGCCGTGTACTTAAGTATGGCCGCCGAGCCCAATGATTGGCTCCTGGGATCACGTCCTGTAGTTGTACTACAAAAAATGTAAACCCCCCTTTAAGCCTCTGTGCACGTTTGCATTGTGCCTTACATTCATAACCAAAGCCACCATGCTCTACCTGTAACCACAGTACCTATAGATTTATATTGGGGTATTGCCAAAATATTTCCAACTGTTTGAAGAGATGATATTAGATAGTACTATGATTTATACCATTCTCGCGTTTGGCAGCTGCCGCTCATTTATGGACAGCGTAAAGGGGTTTACTGTTGAAAACAAATGATCACGTGTCCAACTGATAGGGGGTAACTTACTGACTGTCGGGGGTCTGACCACTAGGGCCCTTTCTCCATCACAGAATAGAGCTGCAGGCCGGATATGTGACCAACGCTCCTTTCATTCCCTTATGAGGCTGCCGTAAAAGACGAGTGCAGCgccatagggaataaatggagcGTCGGTCAGGCTTCCACACTGCTCCTCCATTCTAACAGTATCTGGTTCTGCCGATCAGTGTGGGTCCAGGATGTCAGACCCGCTCCAATCCTTACATTTTCACCTATCCCCTGGTTTTCACTGCACAGCCCCTTTAAGTCGGCCTGTATGGGCCCATAATTGGCTGCATGTAACGTGCCTGCTGATTGATGCCACAGATTGTGCAGGGAGTTGCAAATGGGCACTGGGTTAAATGAACAATAAGAGATGATAGAAATCCATGGGCTTCAGCTATAGGTTCAGATTTGTGATATGCTGCCATGTTTTATATTCTGTATTTCATTTTAGACTTGTATTAATGTCCACTCACATTCAGTACTACAAAGTCTGATTAATGTCTCTCCTAGGATCGCCTGAGCCGCTGCACAATGCACTGCAATGACAAGGCAAAGGATTCCCTGGACTATGGCAGTAAAGAATCCCAAGCGAGAGCTCAGCTGGAGAGCTGTGTGATGAAGTGCGCCGAGGACCACATGAATCTCCTCCCCAGTATGACCAAGAAGCTGAAGGATTCCCTGGCTGAAGCTGACCGAAAGACCTCCTAATGACGCCTCTGTGAGGTGGTGGTCGAAGTTAGCCCTTACTGGGGTCTGCCACAGGCTCGTGGACCCTGCAGATGATATCAGATGAAGGGCTAGGACTAATACTGTCCTTGGTTTAGGAGAATCTGCACAGTTCATCAATGATGTCTCATGATCTGCCTCCATTTGGCAAATCCCCAATTCGGTGTATTATTTACTTTGGCGGTGGAATATATAAAACTGAGAAACTTACAGTGAAATGATCATGGACATAGCAGCTGCAGGAGCTGTCATGGTGTCTGTCATAGCAATATAGTAATAGTCCAGTGTCAGTCAGAGGGCCGTCAAATGGAATTATCCAAAAATATATCATCTCATGTTTCTTTTTTTCCTAGGagggttattttaatttttaaaaattatGTTCACATACTTTATATGCAGTAAGATTTGTCAGTAATGTTCATCTGTAGCTGGAATGTCTGTGCAAACCAATCTAAAATGCAATCACTGACGTTGATCGCCTGCTTGTGTCACTCTCCTCTTTAATGTTGTATGGGATGTCACGCCGCCATATGCATCTTATCTTCAGTTTCCTGGCTCAGGAGGGATTGTGTTTCACATGCTGGGCAGCAATGCAGTCTATAGGGAGTAGGTGAAAAGCcagtttcttaaggtaccttcacacataacgatttcattaacgatcgttgcaacgtcacgctttttgtgacgtagcaacgatatcgttaacgaaatcgttatgtgtgacagcgaccaacgatcaggcccctgctgggagatcgttggtcgctggggaatgatcaggaccttttttttggttgctgatcacccgctgtcatcgctggatcggcgtgtgtgacgccaatccagcgatgtgttcacttgtaactagggtaaatatcgggttactaagcgcagggccgcacttagtaacccgatgtttaccctggttaccattgtaaaagtttaaaaaaaaaaacactacatactcacattccgatgtctgtcacgtcccccgccgtcagcttccctgcacggactgtcagcgccggccgtaaagcagagcacagtggtgacgtcgccgctgtgctctactttacggccggcactgacacagtcagtgcaggaagctgacggcgggggacgtgacagacatcggaatgtgagtatgtagtgttttttttttacttttgcaatggtaaccagggtaaatatcgggttactaagcgcagccctgcgcttagtaacccgatgtttaccctggttacccggggacttcggcatcgttgaagacagtttcaatgatgccgaagtctttcccttgatcgttggtcgctggagagagctgtatgtgtgacagctctccagcgaccacacaacgacttaccaacgatcacggccaggtcgtatcgcaggtcgtgatcgttggtaagtcgtttagtgtaacggtacctttagtatcaGATCTtgtatgtaaaggtaccgtcacacttagcgacgctgcagcgataccgacaacgatccggatcgctgcagcgtcgctgtttggtcgctggagagctgtcacacagacagctccagcgaccaacgatgctggtaaccagggtaaacatcgggtaactaagcgcagggccgcgcttagtaacccgatgtttaccctggttaccatcctaaaagtaaaaaaaaacaaacactacatacttacctacagccgtctgtcctccagcgctgtgctctgcactcctcctgtactggctgtgagcacagtggccggaaagcagagcggtgacgtcaccgctctgctttccggctgaccgacgctcacagccagtacaggaggagtgcagagcacagcgccggggacagacggctgtaggtaagtatgtagtgtttgtttttttttaacttttaggatggtaaccagggtaaacatcgggttactaagcgcggccctgcgcttagtaacccgatgtttaccctggttaccagtgaagacatcgctgaatcggtgtcacacacgccgattcagcgatgtctgcggggagtccagcgaccaaataaagttctggactttcttccccgaccagcgacatcacagcag contains:
- the FAM136A gene encoding protein FAM136A — its product is MAEEYQSRLQNAVDAMVKSLERENIRKMQGKMFLCSAQCCDNEKASMQQVHHCIERCHAPLAQAQSLVTNELERFQDRLSRCTMHCNDKAKDSLDYGSKESQARAQLESCVMKCAEDHMNLLPSMTKKLKDSLAEADRKTS